Genomic DNA from Microbacterium neungamense:
TCGACACGGTGAGGATCCGCGTGTCGCCGTCGAAGTCGACGGTGATGTTCTGGAGCGCCCGGCGTCGAGCGGAGAGGTCGGCGAGTTCGCGTGCGAGGGGGGTGTCCATCCCGAAGTCGTCGTTCGGCGATGCCTTGTCGGGTTGTTTCACGTGAAACATCCACTCCTTCCGGGACCGCCTCCCACTCTAACCCGTCCCGTACCGCCCGTTGAGCGAGGAGCGCAGCGACGAGACGAAACGCCCTGCCCCCCGGTCGTTGAGCGAGGAGCGCAGCGACGAGACGAAACGCCCTGCCCCCCGGTCGTTGAGCGAGGAGCGCAGCGACGAGACGAAACGCCCTACCCCACCCCCGGTCGTTGAGCGAGGACGCCCCCAGGGCGCCCGAGACGAAACGCCCCTTCCGACGTTGCATCGTCCACCACAGATCCGCCGTTTCACGTGAAACGCCGCACATCCCGGCAACCCCTGTGGAACACCCGCTCCCCCCGGACCCCGCCTCCCTATCGTTGCGGCATGGTCGGATACACCTACATCCTCCGCTGCGCCGACGGTACCTTCTATGTCGGCAGCACGAACGATCCCTGGCGTCGTATCGAGACGCATGCCCAGGGCCTGGGCAGCGCCTACACCGCGAGCCGCCTTCCGGTGGAGCTGGTCTGGTGGGAGGAGTTCGCACGCATCGATGAGGCGTTCCGCTGGGAGAAGCGCATTCAGGGTTGGAGTCACGCCAAGCGCCAGGCATTCATCAACGGCGGCATCGACGCCATCCGCGGCTGGAGCGCTCGCCACCGCCCCGGCCGTTGAGCGAGTCGCGAAGCGACGAGACGAAACGCCCTCGCCCCCGGAGTTGCCCCAGCCCGCAAGGCGACCGAGACGAAACGCCATCCGT
This window encodes:
- a CDS encoding GIY-YIG nuclease family protein; the protein is MVGYTYILRCADGTFYVGSTNDPWRRIETHAQGLGSAYTASRLPVELVWWEEFARIDEAFRWEKRIQGWSHAKRQAFINGGIDAIRGWSARHRPGR